A segment of the Thermodesulfobacteriota bacterium genome:
CCGTAGCCGGCCATTTCGGCGTAGATGGTCGCCCCCCGGGCCTGGGCGTGCTCCAGGGATTCCAGGATCAGCATGCCGGCGCCTTCTGCCACCACGAAGCCGTCCCGATCCCGGTCGAAGGGCCGGGAGGCCAGGGTCGGCTCGTCGTTGCGGCGGGACAGGGCCTTCATGGCGCCAAAGCCGGACAGGGTGAGCGGGCAGATCACCGACTCCGAGCCGCCGGTGATGGCGGCGTCGCAGATCCCCTCGCGGATCTGGCGAAACGCCTCGCCCACCGCATGGGTGCCGGCGGCGCAGGCCGTGCTCACCGCCAGGTTCGGGCCCTTGGCCCCTGAGGCGATGGAGATCTGGCCGGCGGACATGTTGGGGATGACCATGGGAATGAAAAAGGGCGTCATCCGCTTCGGCCCCTTGTCCAGGATCACCAGATGGTACTTCTCGATGGTGGACAGCCCGCCCAGGCCGCAGCCGGTGATCACCCCCACCCGGGTGGCGTTCTCCGGGGTGATGGCCAGCCGGGCGTCACTCACCGCCATGCTCGCCGCGGCCATGGCGTATTGGATGAAAGGATCGAGGTGGCGGGCCAGCTTCTTGTCGATAAAGGCCTCGGGATCGAAATCCTTGACCTCGGCGGCGATCCGCACCTCGAAGCCACTGGCATCAAAGCGGGTGATGGGACCGAGGCCGCTCTCCCCCCGGCACAAGGCCTGCCACGTCTTGTCCACCCCGGTTCCCAGAGGGGTGACCAGCCCAAGACCGGTAACCACTACGCGTCGTCGCAAGGCTTCCTCCTCAAAACGGCTGGGCGCCGGCAGCCGCGCCAGCAGCCACCGCCGCCCAGGTCACGCGGCCTCCCACCGATGCCCCCCTGCCCGGCGGGACTCTCAGGCGGTTTCCGCCTTGATATGCTCGATGGCATCCTTGACGGTGCGGATCTTCTCCGCCTTCTCATCGGGAATCTCCACGTCAAAGGCCTCTTCCATGGCCATGATCAGCTCCACGAGGTCCAGGGAATCGGCGCCGAGATCGTCCACAAAGGATGCCTCCGGCTGGACCTTGGACCGGTCCACACTGAGCTGCTCGACAATGATGTTGGTCACCTTCTCTTCCACGGACATAGGTTCTTCTTCCTCCTCTTGGCTCCTTCCTCTGAGACAGTCCCCGACCCGGCCTGGCGCCCGGCACCACGCCGCGCTGCCGCCGGTCCAGGGCTCTTAGCCCATGAACAGGCCGCCGTTGACGTGGATCACCTGGCCGGTGATGTAGCCGGCCTCGCCGGAGGCCAGGAAGGCCACGGCTGCGGCGACATCCGCCGGAGATCCCATCCTCGCCATGGGGATCTCGGCCAGAATCTTGTCTTTGGCCGTCTGGGGCAAAACGGCGGTCATCTCGGTATCGATATAGCCGGGGGCGACGGCATTGACGGTCACCCCCCGGCCGGCCAGCTCCCGGGCCAGGGAGCGGGTGAGCCCCAGGAGGCCGGCCTTGGCAGCGGCGTAGTTGGCTTGGCCGGCGTTGCCGGTGGCGCCGATCACCGAGCTGACGGCGATGATCCGGCCGCCGCGCTGCTTGATCATCGGCCGGCACACCGCCTTCATACAATGGAAGGCGCCCTTGAGGTTGGTGGCCAGCACCGCGTCCCAGTCCGCCTCCTTCATGGTTGCCAGCAGGCCATCCCGGGTGATGCCGGCGTTGGACACCAGGATGTCCAGCCGGCCAGCCTCGGCGAGCACCTCCTTGATGCCCGCCGCGCAGGCCTCGCCGGCCGCGACATCGAAGGGGGCCAGGAGTGCCCGGCCGCCGGCCGCGACGATCGCCGCCTCGGTCTCCTGGGCGGCCTCCGGCCGGCTGACGAAGTTGATCGCCACCAGGGCTCCCCGGCGGGCCAGTTCCATGGCAATGGCCCGGCCGATGCCGCGGCTGCCGCCCGTAACCAGGGCCACCTTGCCAGCAAGGCTCATGAGCGCTCCTCCTCCGCCTTCAGGGCATCCACCAGTCGGGGCAGAATGGCAAAAAGATCCCCCACCACCCCGTAATGGGCGACATCGAAAATCGGCGCGTGCGGATCCCGGTTGATGGCGATGATGGTCTCAGCCGACTGCATGCCCACCAAATGCTGGATGGCGCCGGAGATGCCGCAGGCGATGTAGAGCTTGGGGGCCACGGTCTTGCCGGTCTGGCCGACCTGGTGGCAGTGGGGGATCCAGCCGCTGTCCACCGCGGCCCGGGAGGCGCCCACCGCCCCGCCCAGAAGCTGGGCCAGCTCGGACAGCAGGGCGAAGCCCCGGGTGTCCTCCAGGCCGCGGCCGCCAGCCACCACCACGTCCGCCTCGGTCAGACGGGCGGTGTCGCCGGCGGTGGCCACCGAGCGTACAACCTGAATGCGCGAGGCCAGGCGCGCGGGCGCCGGCCGCACCGGGACGATGGCGCCGGTCCTGGCCGGATCCCGGGGCAGCGGCCGCATCACCTTGGGCCGGACCGTGGCCATCTGCGGCCGGGTGTGGGGACAGACAATGGTGGCCATGATGTTGCCGCCAAAGGCGGGACGGGTCTGGAGGAGCGCCCCGTCCTCCGGCCGGATCGCAAGCTCGGTGCAGTCGGCGGTAAGCCCGGTGCCCAGCATGGTGGCCACCCGAGGAATGACCGAGCGCCCCACCGCCGTGGCACCGGCGAGCACGATCTCCGGCCGCACGTCCCGGACCAGATCCGCCAGCACATTGCCGTAGGCATCGTCGGTGAACGCGGCCAGGGCCGGGTCGTCCACCACGTACACCGTATCGGCGCCCTGGGCGACCAGCTCCTCCGGCACGCCGTCCAGCCGGTGGCCCAGGAGCACCGCGGCCAGGGGCGCCCGCCGCTGGTCGGCCAGCCGGCGGCCGGCGCCCAGGAGCTCGAAGGCTACCGGCGCGGTGCGGCCCTGGCGGTGCTCGGCAAAGACCAGCACCCCGGACCAGGCAGCAAGATCAGCGACCGGGGCGGGCTGATCCCGGACAATGGCCAGGGCGCCGGCCTCGCAGGCCTCGACGCAGGCGCCGCACAGGGTGCAGGCGTCCGAGACCTGGGGCCGGCTGTCGTGCAGGGTGATGGCGCCAAAGGAGCAGGTCTCCTGGCAGAGCCCACAGCCGATGCAGCGTTCGTGATCGATGACCAGCATGGGGAGCGTTTCCCGAGAAGAAGGCTTGAACCACCGGCCCCGCGGGCTCAGCCGATGGAGGAGCGCAGGCAGGCTACCAGGGCTGCCACCTGCTCTTGCGGCGAGCCGTCCAGCATGCGGGCCTGGCGCTGGCGGCTGGGGGCGAAGACCCGCACCACCTGGGTGAAGCTGCCGGCCAGGCCGCAGCTCGCCGGATCAGCACCGAGATCCGCGGCCGCAAGCCGGGGGATGGCCAGCTTGGCGGCCCGCATCTTGCCCTTCAGGGATGGCAGGCGCGGCTCGTTGATCTCCCGGACCACGGTGACCAGGCAGGGCAGAGGCGCCAGCACCTCGTCGTAGCCGTCGTCCATGACCCGCTCCAGCCGCAGGCCGCCTTCTGCCAGCTCCAGCCGCCGGGCGTAGCTGACGAAAGGCATGTCCAACCGCTCGGCCAGGCCTGGCCCCACCTGGGCGGTATCGCCGTCGATGGCCTGCTTGCCGCACAGGACCACATCAGCCCCCCCCAGATGGCGAATAGTCGCCGCCAGGGTGTAGGTGGTGGCCCAGGTGTCGGCGCCGGCAAAGGCGCGGTCCGAGACCAGAACCGCCTCGTCGGCACCGCAGGCCACGGCCTCCCGCAGGGTAGCCTCGGCCTGCGGCGGTCCCATGCTGAGGGCCGTGACCGTGCCGCCGGCCGCCTCCCTGAGGCGCACCCCAGCCTCCAGGGCGTGCCGGTCGTAGGGGTTCATGATGCTGGCCACCCCTTCCCGGGCCATGGTGTTGGTCTGGGGATCCAGCCGGACGTCTTTGGTATCCGGAACCTGCTTGATACAGACGATGATGCGCATGGGGTGTCGCTCTGCTGCCCGACGAACCGTGGAATGTCCAACAAGGAATATCGAAGGTTGACGGGACCGGTCGTTGCCGTTTCAGGTCAGTGCGGCCGGTCCCTTCTGCGGTTGGACATTCCCTGCTCGATATTCAATCTTCGTCTTGGTCCTTACCGGCTGTACTCCTTGTTGAGCTCCTGGCCGATGACGTTGCGCTGGATCTGGTTGGTGCCCTCGTAGATCTGCAGGATCTTGGCATCCCGCATCATCTTTTCCACCGGATACTCCCGCATGTAGCCGTAGCCGCCCAGAACCTGCACCGCGTCGGTGGTCACCTTCATGGCCATGTCGGTGGCAAAGACCTTGCACATGGAGGAGGGCTTGGACATGCTTTCGGGATGCGCGCTGATGTGCTTGGCCGCGGCGTACACCAGGGCCCGGGCCGCCTCCAGCTCGGTCGCCATGTCCGCCAGCATGTGCTGCATGGCCTGGAAGGCGATGATGGGCTTGCCGAACTGGACCCGCTGCTTGGCGTAGCTCACCGCCTCGTCCAGGGCGGCCTGGGCCAGGCCCACCCCCAGAGCGGCGATGCCTGGCCGGGAAAGATCCAGGGTCTTCATGACGGTGATGAAGCCCGAGCCTTGCCGCCCCACCATCCGGTCCCTGGGGACCCGGCAGTCCTTCATGATGAGCTCCCGGGTGGAGGAGGCCCGGATGCCCATCTTCTTCTCTTTCTTGCCGCAGGAGAAGCCCGGATCAGACGCCTCCACCACGAACATGGAGGCGCCCCGCGGCCCTTTGTTGCGATCGGTGATGGCGACCACGGTGTAGATGTCCGCCTCGCCGCCGTTGGTGATCCATTGTTTGGTGCCGTTGAGGACCCAGGAGTCGCCGTCCTGAACGGCGGTGGTCTGGATGGCCGAGGCGTCGGAGCCGGCATTGGCCTCGGTGAGGGCGAAGGCGGAGCGCCGGGCGCCATTGGCCACGTCCGGCAGATACCTGGCCTTGAGGTCGTCGCTGCCGGCCAGGAGGATGGGATAGGCGCCCAGGGCGCTGGCGGCGTAGCTGGTGGCCACCGCCACGCAGCCCCGGCCCAGCTGCTCCAGGCAGAGCACCACCTCGAAGGGGCCGCCGCCCAGGCCGCCGTACTGCTCAGGGATATAGAGCCCGAAAAGGTCGGCCTGGGCCATGGCCGCCAGGATCTCGGCGGGGAACTCCTCCCGCTCGTCCAGCTCGGCTCGCTGGGGGATGATCTTGTCGTCGGCGATCTGGCGGGCCAGATCGACGATCATCCGCTGCTCATCAGAAAGAAAATAGTCCACGGCGCTCACCCTGTGCCCTAGGGATTGGTCTTAGCGGAGGTATCCTGTGGCTGCCCATGGAGACGGACCGCTACCAGCGAACAACGGCCGCCCCCCAAGTGAAACCGCCGCCAAACGCACAGAGGAGCACTGCATCGCCCCGTCGGATCCGACCTTCCCGCACCGCCTCGTCCAGGGCGATGGGGATGCTGGCGGCAGAAGTATTACCATACTTGTCGATGTTTAAGTAGAACTTTTCCAGGGGCAAACCGAGGCGCTCCGCCAGGCTGGCGACGATGCGGACATTGGCCTGGTGGGGGATCACCAGATCGATCTGGCCCAGATCAAGACCGGCGTCGGCCAGGACTGCCACCGCGGCCTGCTCCATGGCCCGGACCGCGTAGCGGAACACCTCCCGGCCCTGCATGCGGATATAGGAGCCGTCGTTGTCCGGGCTGGCCAGGGCCGGGTTGCGGCTGGGCGCGCCGTGCATGGACAGGAGGCTCCACAGCCGGCCGTCCGAGTAGAGGCGCGTCGCCAAAAGCCCGTGGCCGTTGTCGCTGCCGGTGACCACACAGGCGCCGGCGCCATCGCCGAAAAGCACACAGGTGCCCCGGTCCTGCCAGTTGACCCGGCCGGACAGGGTCTCGGCGCCCAGCACCAGCGCGCGCAGGTGGGGCTGCTGGCGGACAAAGCGCTCCGCCACCGCCAGGGCGTAAACGAACCCGGCACAGGCGGCGTTGAGGTCAAAGG
Coding sequences within it:
- a CDS encoding electron transfer flavoprotein subunit beta/FixA family protein, which codes for MRIIVCIKQVPDTKDVRLDPQTNTMAREGVASIMNPYDRHALEAGVRLREAAGGTVTALSMGPPQAEATLREAVACGADEAVLVSDRAFAGADTWATTYTLAATIRHLGGADVVLCGKQAIDGDTAQVGPGLAERLDMPFVSYARRLELAEGGLRLERVMDDGYDEVLAPLPCLVTVVREINEPRLPSLKGKMRAAKLAIPRLAAADLGADPASCGLAGSFTQVVRVFAPSRQRQARMLDGSPQEQVAALVACLRSSIG
- a CDS encoding acyl-CoA dehydrogenase family protein yields the protein MDYFLSDEQRMIVDLARQIADDKIIPQRAELDEREEFPAEILAAMAQADLFGLYIPEQYGGLGGGPFEVVLCLEQLGRGCVAVATSYAASALGAYPILLAGSDDLKARYLPDVANGARRSAFALTEANAGSDASAIQTTAVQDGDSWVLNGTKQWITNGGEADIYTVVAITDRNKGPRGASMFVVEASDPGFSCGKKEKKMGIRASSTRELIMKDCRVPRDRMVGRQGSGFITVMKTLDLSRPGIAALGVGLAQAALDEAVSYAKQRVQFGKPIIAFQAMQHMLADMATELEAARALVYAAAKHISAHPESMSKPSSMCKVFATDMAMKVTTDAVQVLGGYGYMREYPVEKMMRDAKILQIYEGTNQIQRNVIGQELNKEYSR
- the fabG gene encoding 3-oxoacyl-[acyl-carrier-protein] reductase codes for the protein MSLAGKVALVTGGSRGIGRAIAMELARRGALVAINFVSRPEAAQETEAAIVAAGGRALLAPFDVAAGEACAAGIKEVLAEAGRLDILVSNAGITRDGLLATMKEADWDAVLATNLKGAFHCMKAVCRPMIKQRGGRIIAVSSVIGATGNAGQANYAAAKAGLLGLTRSLARELAGRGVTVNAVAPGYIDTEMTAVLPQTAKDKILAEIPMARMGSPADVAAAVAFLASGEAGYITGQVIHVNGGLFMG
- the fabF gene encoding beta-ketoacyl-ACP synthase II — encoded protein: MRRRVVVTGLGLVTPLGTGVDKTWQALCRGESGLGPITRFDASGFEVRIAAEVKDFDPEAFIDKKLARHLDPFIQYAMAAASMAVSDARLAITPENATRVGVITGCGLGGLSTIEKYHLVILDKGPKRMTPFFIPMVIPNMSAGQISIASGAKGPNLAVSTACAAGTHAVGEAFRQIREGICDAAITGGSESVICPLTLSGFGAMKALSRRNDEPTLASRPFDRDRDGFVVAEGAGMLILESLEHAQARGATIYAEMAGYGLTGDAFHMAAPPEDGEGAARSMQMALDDAGLGPADIDYINAHGTSTPLNDICETRAIKTVFGAEAYRLAVSSTKSMTGHMLGGAGGIESVFTALALYHQKAPPTINLVHPDPECDLDYVPNQAREMAMRAAMSNSFGFGGTNAVVILRRFEAGS
- a CDS encoding electron transfer flavoprotein subunit alpha — translated: MLVIDHERCIGCGLCQETCSFGAITLHDSRPQVSDACTLCGACVEACEAGALAIVRDQPAPVADLAAWSGVLVFAEHRQGRTAPVAFELLGAGRRLADQRRAPLAAVLLGHRLDGVPEELVAQGADTVYVVDDPALAAFTDDAYGNVLADLVRDVRPEIVLAGATAVGRSVIPRVATMLGTGLTADCTELAIRPEDGALLQTRPAFGGNIMATIVCPHTRPQMATVRPKVMRPLPRDPARTGAIVPVRPAPARLASRIQVVRSVATAGDTARLTEADVVVAGGRGLEDTRGFALLSELAQLLGGAVGASRAAVDSGWIPHCHQVGQTGKTVAPKLYIACGISGAIQHLVGMQSAETIIAINRDPHAPIFDVAHYGVVGDLFAILPRLVDALKAEEERS
- the acpP gene encoding acyl carrier protein, encoding MSVEEKVTNIIVEQLSVDRSKVQPEASFVDDLGADSLDLVELIMAMEEAFDVEIPDEKAEKIRTVKDAIEHIKAETA
- a CDS encoding beta-ketoacyl-ACP synthase III gives rise to the protein MNRMVIAGTGSCLPATVLSNRDLERMVDTSDEWITTRTGISTRRIAGQGDTTSRLAVEAGQRALLMAGWGPDDLDMIVTATITPDMTMPSAACLVQQALGAGRAFAFDLNAACAGFVYALAVAERFVRQQPHLRALVLGAETLSGRVNWQDRGTCVLFGDGAGACVVTGSDNGHGLLATRLYSDGRLWSLLSMHGAPSRNPALASPDNDGSYIRMQGREVFRYAVRAMEQAAVAVLADAGLDLGQIDLVIPHQANVRIVASLAERLGLPLEKFYLNIDKYGNTSAASIPIALDEAVREGRIRRGDAVLLCAFGGGFTWGAAVVRW